The DNA window GTCGCGCAGGCCGACACGCCGAAACCCTTGAATTTTTCTTCCGACGGCGTGCCCAGCCAGCGCGCCTGCGCGCCGGTGGCGAGAATGACCGTTTCGGCCAGATAGACGTCGCCGCTGTCGCAGGTCAGCCGGAACGGCTGATGCGCGAGATCGAGCTTGACGACGAGATCGGTGACGATCTTGGTGCCGACATGGGCGGCCTGCTTCTCCATCTGTTCCATCAGCCAGGGGCCCTGGATGACGTCGGCGAAGCCCGGGTAATTTTCCACGTCGGTGGTGATGGTGAGCTGGCCGCCGGGCTGGATGCCCTGGATCAGCACGGGTTCCAGCATGGCGCGGGCGGCATAGATCGCGGCGGTATAGCCGGCCGGGCCGGAACCGATGATGACGACCTTGGCGTGGATGGGGGCAGGCATGGGCAGATCCCTCTCTTAACGGAATTTGGTCAGTGTTTGAGTGGAAAGCGCCCGGAAACTCATCGCGGCGACGCCTAAGGTGTCAAATCCAAGTCTAGAATATCTGGCGAGCTATGCAAGAATTGCAATCCATATCGGCGAAATTTCCCCGCAACTGCGATAAATGGCGCAGCGCACGCGCAATAAAATTGCGCAAGGCCAGCCAGCTGCGCTAAGAGAGTTGCCGATATTGCCGCTACGCTTTCTCAGCCCAGGACCTGGACCCGCGTGTCGAAGAATCTTGACGAAATCGACCTTAAAATCCTCAGCGAAATCCAGGCCGACGGCCGAATCACCAATGTTGAACTGGCCAAGCGCGTCGGCATTTCGCCGCCGCCCTGCCTGCGCCGGGTGCGAACGCTGGAGGAGGAGGGATACATTCAGGGCTATCGCGGGCTGCTGGATCCGCGCCGGCTCGGCTTCGACGTCACGGTGTTCGCGTCGGTGCATCTTTCCAGCCAGGCCGACGCCGATCTGCGCGCGTTCGAGGAATTCGTGCGCGCCGAGCCGCTGGTGCGGGAGTGCTGGATGCTGTCGGGCGAAGTCGACTTCATCCTGAAATGCGTCGCGCCCGACATGGCGACGTTCCAGGATTTCGTCGCGCACCTGACCGGGGCGCCGCATGTGCGCAATGTCAGGACATCGCTAGTGCTGCACAATTCAAAATATGAAGCCGCGGTGCCGCTGGAATTCAAGGTTCGGAGCTGACGCCAGCGTCATTCCGGGGCGCGCGCCAGC is part of the Bradyrhizobium erythrophlei genome and encodes:
- a CDS encoding Lrp/AsnC family transcriptional regulator, translated to MSKNLDEIDLKILSEIQADGRITNVELAKRVGISPPPCLRRVRTLEEEGYIQGYRGLLDPRRLGFDVTVFASVHLSSQADADLRAFEEFVRAEPLVRECWMLSGEVDFILKCVAPDMATFQDFVAHLTGAPHVRNVRTSLVLHNSKYEAAVPLEFKVRS